In the Mytilus galloprovincialis chromosome 10, xbMytGall1.hap1.1, whole genome shotgun sequence genome, one interval contains:
- the LOC143049440 gene encoding putative inhibitor of apoptosis yields the protein MCIFKSNLIFIDVCCMIMENGNTNWKIQDKPFVAALYSEDLCHTTAVKSLMQYNYHKVDIMEAVRRFIDLHGHTNFRAEDLLKLIMEGSKCQYSASSSMLHIETDCPETIIPIIKEEDTESILEENRRIEESKLCKICLENKVNIVFLPCGHICACSDCSPAIRKCAICREFIKNVMKVDVV from the exons ATGTGTATTTTTAAGagcaatttaatatttatagaTGTCTGCTGCATGATAATGGAAAACGGAAACACCAATTGGAAAATCCAAG atAAACCATTTGTGGCTGCCCTTTATTCTGAAGATTTATGTCATACTACAGCCGTCAAGTCTCTGATGCAGTATAATTACCATAAAGTGGATATAATGGAAGCTGTTAGACGTTTTATCGACTTACATG GTCACACGAACTTCAGAGCAGAAGATCTGTTGAAATTAATTATGGAGGGAAGTAAATGTCAGTATTCAGCGTCTTCGTCGATGTTGCACATAGAAACAGATTGTCCAGAAACAATAATACCTATTATTAAAGAGGAAG ATACAGAAAGTATTCTGGAAGAAAACAGACGGATCGAAGAAAGTAAACTTTGTAAAATATGTCTGGAAAATAAGGTGAACATTGTGTTTTTACCGTGTGGACATATTTGTGCTTGTTCGGACTGTTCACCAGCCATTCGGAAATGCGCCATCTGTCGTGAATTCATAAAAAATGTAATGAAAGTAGACGTTGTTTAA